Sequence from the Curtobacterium sp. MCLR17_007 genome:
ACCCGGTCCCGACGACCCGGCGCGCTGCGCTCGACAGCCCGTCGCGCCGGATCCGCCGCGCGCTCCGCAAGCGCGGCGTGCTGCTCGCGAGCGGCGCCGCCGTGCTCGTCGTCGCCGGGGGCGCGCTGACCGTCGGCACCCAGCCGGCGATCGGTGAGGCCATCGGCATGCCCTCGGCCTCCGCAGCCCCTGCGCTGAGCGGGGCCGCGCTCGACCGTGCCCAGGCGGCCGCGACGATCACTACCGCCGAGACCGTGGTCGCCGACGCGAACGACAAGACCGACACCGCCTCCCTGGAACGACGGATCAGCGCACTGTCCGACTACCGGCAGCTGTCCGGGGCGGCCATCAGCGACCGCATCCAGTCAACGGTCGACACCGCGCAGGACGTCGCCCAGGCGAGTGCCGACCAGGACCGGCGCGACGTGGACGACGCGGCGGCCGCAGCACGGGCCGCCGAGGCCGCAGCAGCGGCGAAGGCCGAGGCGGACGCCGCAGCCGCGGCCGCCGCCCAGGCCGCCGCCGCCCAGGCCGCCGCGAACACCCCCGCGGGGGCGAAGTCGACCGCGGCGTCGCTCGCCTCGTCGCAGTACGGCTGGGGGTCCGACCAGTTCCAGTGCCTGGACAGCCTCTGGACCAAGGAGTCGGGCTGGGACTACCAGGCGTACAACCCGTCCGGCGCGACCGGCATCCCGCAGGCGCTGCCCGGTTCGAAGATGTCGACCGTCGCCGCCGACTGGCAGACCAACGCCACCACCCAGGTCACCTGGGGGCTGCGCTACATCAAGGACGCGTACGGCACCCCGTGCGCAGCCTGGAGCCACTCGCAGGCGACGAACTTCTACTGAGCCGGCTCCGTCTGAGCGACACGTCGACCGGCCCCGGGTTCCGCCCGGGGCCGGTCCTCGTGTAGGCATGCACGGTGACGACGATCGGACTCCGCCGGATGCGGCCCCGCGACCCCGCCGAGGGGCACCGCGCCGCCAGCCCGCTCGAGCTGCTCTTCGACCTGGTCTTCGTCGTCGCCGTGGGCTTCGCCGCGTCGAACCTGCACGAGATCGAGGCGGAGGGACACGTCAGCTCGGCGAT
This genomic interval carries:
- a CDS encoding phospholipase — encoded protein: MPGLHPHAPTPIPTDPVPTTRRAALDSPSRRIRRALRKRGVLLASGAAVLVVAGGALTVGTQPAIGEAIGMPSASAAPALSGAALDRAQAAATITTAETVVADANDKTDTASLERRISALSDYRQLSGAAISDRIQSTVDTAQDVAQASADQDRRDVDDAAAAARAAEAAAAAKAEADAAAAAAAQAAAAQAAANTPAGAKSTAASLASSQYGWGSDQFQCLDSLWTKESGWDYQAYNPSGATGIPQALPGSKMSTVAADWQTNATTQVTWGLRYIKDAYGTPCAAWSHSQATNFY